Proteins encoded by one window of Lathyrus oleraceus cultivar Zhongwan6 chromosome 1, CAAS_Psat_ZW6_1.0, whole genome shotgun sequence:
- the LOC127128204 gene encoding uncharacterized protein LOC127128204, giving the protein MGCRIREGVYLESTVRALGPNPNSLKGPRLSAETSKAKKGTVDRKQKVTLIGRRRHSATSSITLDFKQWRHRLSIAESSLLEPQSTSCDSHPGSVIHAHTFLILGASMRFMALEQRFRSNIDAVSRSRSTLSSPIWNLHVLHNEASCFPSSLIIHHVYSSSSRFTDSEIYRISSLFYAHEQKKKVKNVESKTHQG; this is encoded by the exons ATGGGGTGTAGAATCCGAGAGGGTGTGTACCTGGAATCCACCGTTAGGGCCTTAGGCCCAAACCCAAACTCACTCAAGGGACCAAGACTTTCTGCTGAAACATCAAAAGCAAAGAAAGGGACGGTCGATCGCAAACAGAAAGTGACCCTCATTGGCCGCCGACGACACTCCGCCACATCCTCCATCACGCTCGACTTCAAACAATGGCGCCACCGCCTCTCAATAGCAGAGTCCAGTTTGCTCGAACCGCAATCAACATCATGCGACTCACATCCAGGATCCGTCATCCACGCTCACACATTCCTTATTTTGGGCGCTTCAATGCGTTTTATGGCATTGGAGCAACGCTTCCGATCCAACATCGACGCCGTATCTCGTTCACGTTCAACCTTAAGCTCACCGATTTGGAATCTCCATGTTCTTCATAACGAAGCATCTTGTTTTCCCTCTTCGCTCATCATTCACCATGTTTATTCATCATCGTCACGATTCACGGATTCAGAAATTTATCGAATCAGTTCACTCTTCTATGCACACGAACAGAAGAAGAAAGTGAAGAACGTCGAATCGAAAACTCACCAG GGGTAA